The genomic segment TTAATTGGGCtgaatacaggggaataccttgTTTTACCagatctctctgtacatgctATAAGCAAATGTattgggctgttcctgctgaatagtgCTAAGTACATGAGAATACCAATGCTGAAATAGTTTTATGTTATttctctgtataggctatgagcaaacttaggggggctgttcctgctgaattgggcttagtacatgagaatacctatgctgccatagttttatgttatttctctgtacaggctatgagcaaacttaaggagctgctgaattgggcttagtatATAGGGTTACCTATATACACAATGCATAATTCATAATGCATAATTCTGCAGTACCCTTATTTCCAGAGATCTAATGATATCTGATTGTTTTCATGCTTAGGGGCCCATGGGCTTATGGTGGGGTTACCACTTTCAtggttaaatctgtttctcttcccTGTCTCAGGCATTAGTGGTTCCAAGCAAAGAATGAAAAGATGGACCTGTTGCCACACATTGCAGTCAGTGAGCCCATCAGCGCAGAGagatcttcttcttctgaatccaAGGAACTGGTCACGAGCAGAACTGAGAGCACCTTGTACAGCTGCTCCAGAAGCGAGTCCCTTTGGACCACTGTCCCAAGAAGCGCCTGGGATATCTACCAAAAACCCATTATCATTATGTCCATTGGCGGCTCCATCTTCCTCTTGGGAATCATCCTGACCACCATCTATTTTATGAGCTATGATGGCAAGAAGCTTCCCAGCCGCAATGACACTTCTCCTAACCCGGACGCTCCCATCTCTAAGATCTTTGGACCTGTTGCCTTTTCAATAGGACTGATGGTTCTGATCTTTGGGTTGGTCTGGGTGCCGATCATCAAGAAGAAGAGAAAACGGTCGGCATCACGACTCTTTGGGTACAAGCAGACATCATTCTTCCACTTCTCAATGTAACACTGATGACCCTGGTGGCCCGAATGATCTCAATGTCAACATCTGGACCTTCAAAGAGGGATTGGACACTGGTGGAACATTTTGTGTCAATATAGACTGGAGTGTCCATTTTCACCCTAACAAGCTATGAACATGTTGCAAAACAAACATACTTGTGTTGATGACATCAGGATTGTGTTGTCATTAATCAGTCACCCAATAGGAACAAAGCAAGAACAATAAACTGGCATGAATGAGAATGTTAGATATGGCCACTGCTTGCCTTACCCACAAGTGGAAACTGATACTGTATTTAGTGAATGGGGGAGGCCAATAGTGGGATGTTACTGTCCATGTATTCTGATCAGTTATGAACAGAGATATATTTAGGTTTGGTGTTGCCTGTACAGTACTGATAAAAGGATATCTGAAACTTGCAGTGAGTATCCTATGCAcctcatttaatatatatacagtttgtttttttgttgtttgtataaatacaaaggagaaggaatattctgagcacacaataagctatacccacaGCTTTACTGTAGGATagagtgtatagtaaggcaagacgGTGCCAGGGAGAAGTCAGTGTAACTGTGGCACAGTGTGTTTAGTAAGGCAAGATAGTGTCAGAGGAAGGTGTGTGTAACTGTGATATAATGTGTGCAAAAAGGCACCTGCTAACAGCCACTTATAGGATTCAGAACATTAGCAGTTACCCCGCTGcagattatttttttgtttatttctggtATTTTGGGAAGGGGGTCCTAAATTCTGGCTCAGTCCCGAGGTGACTCTTTCCAGACTAAGTGCACTGTTGATCCTTCCTGCTGTTGTTGCAATCTGATTACAGAGCAATTTAAACTTCTCCCTTCCACTTAGAGTGGGAAATGTCTTGTGCCAAGTACATTAGCCTCTCCCCGGCAGAAAATCCATTGGGCACACAGTCGGGACACTTACCTATTACACTATCATCCAGCACTCATAGGCCTACAGAGACTTCTTCAGTAGTTAACCATCAGAGGGGTTAACACATTCAGCACCATAAAGAAGTGTATCATCCagaaaacctttatccagaaagcaaagAAAACACAGCAAAGCCAGGGTCCTATTTATAAAATAGTATAATAGTACCTCTAGGTAATGCAGAATAAACAAATTTTAAATCAAAGAataaagacctattgaaaagttgcttagaataggtccatCTTTAACAATAAACGTTAATAGAAATATGAATTTTTactattctttattattattattattatcatttagcacagtgctgtccaaccagggccggatttacatagtgggtgtcCCTAGGCCCAccgccgttcgtcgcccctgtccccccctttATTCttgaaaattttcatcatcaatgaggattggtgcatgggaaatttaaaaaatgattgtatctccagcgcattcccagtgtttttgaaccaatgtgggtgtggttgggcagcataccgccccctaaaatcctgccaccctaggcctgggcctagggggcctttccacaAGTCCGGGCCTGTGTCCAATGTCTGTGATACAAAGGgctagaatttttctggcctatgtggtggagggccgataatggaaacgAATGTAGACCACGCCCTGTTTAAACCACTCCCAGTTTAAACCACACCcagtttaaaccacacccattttatacCACATCCATGGTACTACAAAATCTTATAacaccatgtccacattaatgttgGTAGCACAACAGAAAAATTAAATGGTTAGTGCTCAATGCAGGGATATCAGTCATCactcatacagtatgtgaaaaatgtaagtgatGTTAAAACatactcttaaatccatatgctttcTTCTCCCCTATGGACATGATTAAACGCCTTAGGGGCCCCCAACAACAATtgccaaatgctaacaaacccctcccccccagaacaaaccctaccgggctcatgtcccacagggagcatagggcaggcagagtatggcacacacagtgagcatagggcaggcagagtatgacacacacaggtaacataggacaggcagagtatggcacacagtgaacatagggcaggcagagtatggcacacataggtaacataggacaggcagagtatagcacacacagggagcatagggcaggcagagtatggcacacacagggagcatggggcaggcagagtatcacacacacagggagcatggggcaggcagagtatgacacacacagggagcatagggcaggcagagtatgacacacacagggagcatagggcaggcagagtatggcacacacagggagcatagggcaggcagagtatggcacacacaggtaacattgggcaggcagagtatggcacacacagggaacatagagcaggcagagtatggcacacacagagagcatagggcaggcagagtatggcacacacagggagcatagggcaggcagagtatggcacacacagggagcatggggcaggcagagtatgacacacacagggagcatagggcaggcagagtatgacacacacagggagcatagggcaggcagagtatggcacacacagggagcatctttgttcaaagatgaacaattcatactgtgctacatacagtgacacaatgctggtgcccctccaggaGGTTTTATGAGGCTtgaacaggtaaacaatgtgggcactttaaGTCTTTAAGTCTTAATTTGGGCCTGAgaggtgaacagtacagggctttaggggtgtgagcAATAGAGGTGttgcaggtgtgaacaatgcaggggatatTACATGTGTGTACAATGCAagagtttactgtctgaatttaaagtgaaaacaatgcaggggtcagttaatctcaatactgataccttttaaagcttacacaaggtaagcagtcacagcaggcagactttaatGTGGGGCCACACAAGAGTGTCAGTTGGACTGGACTGATTTAGCAGATAGAGCCTCCTGTGCCTCCAACTGCATCTGTCTGCTTCATTAGTGATCCTCTTGAAATCAAAGCGGTCAAATGGCGACTATAAACCCTCTTTGGAGCgagagccaaaaaaaaaaaaaatgagtataTTTACCCTTTAACAGTTGCtttaaaatttatatacactacagGTGTACCTATGTTTATGTTAAGCCAATTGTGATATCTGACAATAGGCAAGAGGAGGTATTTTATTGAAGCACCTTCCACTTCCTGGAGATGAGTGTATTGACACCTATTACATTAGTGTAACCAGGATGGTGTCAGACAAGGAAATTTCACTTCCCCAGGTTTGCTGGTTCATGCTTGGTTGCTTGGGAATGTTGGGAATTGCAGTACAGGTAAAGCCTTGCAATACATATCTCTATTGCATCTTCCATTGTCACAGGCACACTTTTAGTCACCCATCACACATGgggttttttcttccttttttaaacAACATAAAAAGTTCCGCCACTTAGTGATACCAATTTTCAAAAGGAGGAAGTTGCTGATCAAAGACAATGGGGTTTTATTTAGCAACTAATATGCAGGGCACACccaaatatatacaattattCAGCACAATTGCATGGGAGTTCGATTTACTTGCTCTGCCACTTCTGCTCGGACCCTCCCTTATCCTCGCTGCTTTGTAGTCAGAACTTGTTTCTCCATAACATACACATGGATGGCACAGGAGTTGATTAAgtgctcttacacatgagcgttctgacctgcgctcccctgcgttccgttttttggcgttcagccgcaggggagcgcaggaatagacgcaagtcattatttgaaatggggctgtactcactcaggcgcgtgtaggcgccgaacgcaggaaaaatgcagcatgttgcgtctgaacctgcgttcggcgcctacacgcgcatgagtgagtacaaccccatttcaaataatgacttgcgtctattcctgcgctcccctgcggctgaacgccaaaaaactgaacgcaggggagcgcaggtcggaacgctcatgtgtaagagcccttatgcagCCTCTGTTTTAGATCAGACTACTAGAAATAGATTCAATTGTTTCCTAAGGGGCAAGCCACACAGAACACAATTTGTACAACAGACTGCCCCCTATAGGAAACAGCCGTATGTGTCCCTACATATGGATTTCCAGATACTGTTCTACTATAACTCTCAGCAGGGCTGCAAGGGTGATGCAgttggtttaaaaataaaaaaaagagtccGATATTAAGGCATAAATTGTAGGcgttatttgtcctttaaactaATGCATGTGAATCCACCCAAGTCCCATCACATGTAACCCTACGGCCaggaacaaattaaaaatgttaatgagCTGGACAATGATggcttttaaacatttaatgaGGTTGTTTACTTGGAGGTTACATGTAATGTTCTTACATGTGATTGTGAGTGTGTGGGAAAGTTTCAGGCTGCTTCGTGGGCATGGGGGAGGTCCAAGTAGAATTAATTGGAACccccagtaaaaatgttgcataaTATAATTTGCTAATAATTCAGAAATCCCTTTGGGCTCCTGTGGAACATCACTCAGTATCAATAAAATCAATGTGATCCCTCCATAAAGCCACAAGGAATAGTAAATAAATAAGCTCAGTGCACAAAGAGAAATTTCAGGTTGGGCAGGGTGGGTGGTGCCTTCCCAAAACATGCAAATAAAGGTCAGGGAAGGAAGCAGCACAGGAATCAGATCTTCCAGGTGTGTGGCTGGGGTGAGTTTGCTTGTGAGCCCACAGGTATGGCTCGTTCAAGGGCAGTGGGG from the Xenopus laevis strain J_2021 chromosome 9_10L, Xenopus_laevis_v10.1, whole genome shotgun sequence genome contains:
- the LOC108701165 gene encoding phosphoinositide-interacting protein is translated as MDLLPHIAVSEPISAERSSSSESKELVTSRTESTLYSCSRSESLWTTVPRSAWDIYQKPIIIMSIGGSIFLLGIILTTIYFMSYDGKKLPSRNDTSPNPDAPISKIFGPVAFSIGLMVLIFGLVWVPIIKKKRKRSASRLFGYKQTSFFHFSM